GCGGCCCGACGAGCTGATCCGCGCCGTGCACGTCGCCAAGGCCGACGGCCCGCAGCAGTACTCCAAGGTCGGCACCCGCAACGCCATGGTGATCGCCGTGTGCGCCTTCGGCCTCGCGCTGCACCCCGGGACCCGGACCGTGCGCACCGGCATCGGCTCGGCCGCGCCCACGCCCGTACGGGCCAAGGCCGCCGAGGAGTTCCTGAACGCGGCCCTGGAGGAGGGCGGCTTCTGGGACAACGGAAAGATCATCACCCCGTCGGTCGCCAAGCAGTTCGCGGAGCTGTGCTCCGGCGCCTGCAACCCGATCGACGACGTCCGGGGCACCGCGAGCTACCGCCGCCACGCGGTCGGTGTGATGGCCCGCCGGACGCTCACCTGGACCTGGGAGTCGTACCGCGGCGCCCGCCGCGCATCTGAGGGAGCTGCGTAATGCGCGTCAACTTCACCGTCAACGGACGTCCGCAGGAGGCCGACGACGTCTGGGAGGGCGAGTCCCTGCTGTACGTGCTGCGCGAGCGCCTCGGCCTGCCCGGCTCCAAGAACGCCTGCGAGCAGGGCGAGTGCGGCTCCTGCACCGTGCGCCTGGACGGCGTACCGGTCTGCTCCTGCCTGGTCGCGGCCGGCCAGGCCGAGGGCCGGGACATCGTGACCGTCGAGGGCCTCGCCGACTTCGCCCGGCAGCGCGCCGAGGGCGGCTGCGCGAGCGGCGCCTGCGGCACCACCCCGGACGAGGCCGAGGGCCGGCAGGCCGGGGGCACCGACTCGCAGACCGGCGAGGGCACCGGACTCGCCCCGATCCAGCAGGCGTTCATCGACGCCGGCGCCGTCCAGTGCGGCTTCTGCACCCCCGGCCTGCTCGTCGCCGCCGACGAGATGCTGGAGCGCAACCCGAACCCGACCGACGCGGACATCCGTGAGGCACTGTCGGGCAACCTGTGCCGCTGCACGGGCTACGAGAAGATCATGGACGCGGTCCGCCTGGCCGCCGCCCGCCAGTCCGAGGGGGTCTGACATGCCTGCGAACGGCGCTCCTACGAAGATCACGCAGGGCTCGCAGACCAAGGGCGGCATCGGCGAGTCCACGCTCCGCCCCGACGGCACCCTCAAGGTCACCGGCGAGTTCGCGTACTCGTCCGACATGTGGCACGAGGACATGCTCTGGGGCCAGATCCTGCGCTCCACCGTCGCGCACGCCGAGATCGTCTCCATCGACACCGGCGAGGCCCTGGCCACCCCGGGCGTCTACGCGGTCCTGACCTACGACGACCTGCCCACCGCGGTGAAGAACTACGGCCTGGAGATCCAGGACACCCCGGTCCTCGCCCACGGCAAGGTCCGCCACCACGGCGAACCGGTCGCGATCGTCGCCGCCGACCACCCCGAGACGGCCCGCCGCGCCGCCGCCAAGATCAAGGTCGAGTACCGGGAACTGCCCGTCATCACCGACGAGGCCTCCGCCACCGCCCCGGACGCGATCCTCGTCCACGAGGGCCGCGACGACCACCACGCCGGGCACGTCCCGCACCCCAACATCGTGCACCGCCAGCCGATCGTCCGCGGCGACGCGGACGCGGCCGCCCGCCGGGCCGACGTGATCGTCAGGGGCGAGTACACCTTCGGCATGCAGGACCAGGCCTTCCTCGGCCCCGAGTCCGGCCTCGCCGTGCCCGAGGAGGACGGCGGCGTCCACCTCTACGTCGCCACCCAGTGGCTCCACTCGGACCTGCGCCAGATCGCCCCCGTCCTCGGCCTGCACGAGGACAAGGTGCGCATGACGCTGTCCGGCGTCGGCGGCGCGTTCGGCGGCCGCGAGGACCTGTCCATGCAGATCCACGCCTGCCTGCTGGCGCTGCGCACCGGCAAG
Above is a genomic segment from Streptomyces collinus Tu 365 containing:
- a CDS encoding (2Fe-2S)-binding protein, which codes for MRVNFTVNGRPQEADDVWEGESLLYVLRERLGLPGSKNACEQGECGSCTVRLDGVPVCSCLVAAGQAEGRDIVTVEGLADFARQRAEGGCASGACGTTPDEAEGRQAGGTDSQTGEGTGLAPIQQAFIDAGAVQCGFCTPGLLVAADEMLERNPNPTDADIREALSGNLCRCTGYEKIMDAVRLAAARQSEGV